In one Chloroflexota bacterium genomic region, the following are encoded:
- a CDS encoding sulfatase-like hydrolase/transferase: MRSGARPLPSQPNIVVLIADDHRHDCLSGIGHSQVRTPNMDRLAADGTQFTQAYLQGSTSGAVCMPSRAMLMTGAGLFHVFAPGQTDPSYYPIRDDLPLLPELLGRAGYQTHGIGKWHNGREAFARGFAGGARIMFGGMSDHDAVPVHDFDPSGAFPPEDGYEADGFSSEIWADSAVDFIERRDRERPFFLYVAFTAPHDPRTPPDHWREQYPPDEIELPANYMREHPFETGMLDIRDEVLADHPRRDWEVRRHIAEYYGMISHLDECVGRILDAIDRESLTEETIVVYTADHGLSVGQHGLLGKQNLYDHSARIPLIARGPGIGRGRRCDSLCYQHDLNPTLLEMAGAEAPGGDFKSLRPAFDDHRAVVHEEIYGNMQLARSSDPDTPHQRMIRRGDHKLIRIAYRGFERWQLFNVVDDPHELRDLAECADQATLLADLKQRLAHARATADDPMA; this comes from the coding sequence ATACGGAGCGGAGCGCGCCCGTTGCCGAGCCAACCCAACATCGTCGTGCTGATCGCCGATGACCATCGTCACGATTGCCTGAGCGGGATCGGCCACTCCCAGGTCCGGACCCCGAACATGGACCGACTGGCGGCAGACGGCACCCAGTTCACCCAGGCCTACCTGCAGGGCTCAACCAGCGGGGCGGTTTGCATGCCATCGCGGGCCATGCTGATGACCGGCGCCGGCCTGTTCCATGTCTTTGCGCCGGGCCAGACCGACCCTTCCTACTACCCGATCCGGGACGATTTGCCGCTGTTGCCCGAGCTGCTGGGTCGGGCCGGTTATCAGACTCACGGAATCGGCAAATGGCACAACGGCCGCGAGGCGTTCGCGCGCGGTTTCGCCGGAGGAGCCCGCATCATGTTCGGCGGGATGTCGGACCACGATGCGGTTCCGGTGCACGATTTCGATCCCAGCGGCGCGTTTCCCCCCGAGGACGGTTACGAGGCCGACGGTTTTTCCTCGGAGATCTGGGCCGATTCGGCAGTCGATTTCATCGAGCGGCGCGACCGCGAGCGGCCCTTTTTCCTGTACGTGGCCTTCACCGCCCCCCACGATCCGCGCACCCCACCCGACCACTGGCGCGAGCAATATCCGCCCGACGAGATAGAACTGCCAGCCAATTACATGAGAGAACACCCGTTCGAAACTGGCATGCTCGACATCCGCGACGAGGTCCTGGCCGACCACCCGCGGCGCGACTGGGAAGTGAGGCGACACATTGCCGAGTACTACGGCATGATTTCGCACCTGGACGAATGCGTCGGCAGGATCCTGGACGCCATCGACCGCGAATCCCTGACCGAGGAGACGATCGTCGTCTACACCGCCGATCACGGGCTTTCCGTCGGACAGCACGGGCTGCTCGGCAAGCAGAACCTCTACGACCACAGCGCCCGCATCCCCTTGATCGCGCGCGGACCGGGGATCGGCCGCGGACGGCGCTGCGATTCGCTCTGCTACCAGCACGACCTCAATCCCACGCTCCTGGAAATGGCCGGCGCGGAAGCGCCGGGCGGTGATTTCAAGAGCCTGCGACCGGCATTCGATGACCACCGGGCGGTCGTCCACGAGGAGATCTACGGCAACATGCAGCTGGCCCGCAGCAGCGATCCGGACACCCCGCACCAGCGCATGATCAGGCGCGGCGACCACAAACTGATCCGGATCGCCTATCGGGGGTTCGAACGCTGGCAACTCTTCAACGTCGTAGATGATCCGCACGAGCTTCGCGACCTGGCCGAGTGCGCCGACCAGGCTACCCTGCTCGCCGACCTAAAGCAGCGGCTCGCCCATGCACGGGCGACCGCCGACGACCCGATGGCGTGA
- the recN gene encoding DNA repair protein RecN — translation MLTRLYLRDFALVNELVVRPGPGLNVFTGDTGAGKSIIVNAVALLAGGRAESHLVRSGSKSAFIEGVFELPAAHPVWPGLTELGIDDDESGQLIVQREIWPGGRSQVRLNSRSVTLRALESIGRLLVEINGQNQQLDLLRPARQLLFLDEFAGCIDLRNRYRSEYDRLASLEAERERLGADAAARAREVDMLSYQIGEIDDARVEPDEERQLLAELRRSSNLAELTALIDGALGALAGSDGASNRLGSALAGLARAQTLDPDSADSLEQLRVAQEIADQAAADLRARLESLDSDPGRAEQLAARMRQIDDLKRKYGKSAADIAEFASRAAARLEQLQAADSRIAEIESQVAAIGKRMGELAAELRATRRRAGNRLEAAVLENLSALGMAGARFAVAVEALPETAGAFACREVGGMGPQGADGVRFDLAANPGEPLAPLAQVASGGEISRIMLALRCALLQVNAPAVIIFDEIDAGIGGRRGLAVGHQLWKLGNRGQTVCVTHLPQIPAFAQRHFFVAKEERDGRSQIAVEALDRDAQMAELAAMAGGAEAAEAAAQIKSRAGELMRTFEPAG, via the coding sequence ATGCTGACCCGGCTCTACCTGCGCGACTTCGCGCTGGTCAACGAATTGGTGGTCCGCCCCGGTCCGGGCCTGAACGTGTTCACCGGCGACACCGGCGCCGGCAAGTCGATCATCGTCAACGCGGTCGCGCTGCTCGCCGGCGGCCGGGCCGAATCGCACTTGGTGCGCAGCGGATCGAAATCCGCATTCATCGAGGGCGTGTTCGAATTGCCCGCCGCCCATCCGGTCTGGCCCGGTCTGACCGAGCTGGGAATCGACGACGATGAATCGGGTCAGTTGATAGTCCAGCGCGAGATCTGGCCGGGCGGGCGTTCACAGGTGCGGCTCAACTCGCGCAGCGTCACCTTGCGGGCGCTTGAATCGATCGGCCGGCTGCTGGTCGAGATAAACGGTCAGAACCAGCAGCTGGACCTGCTGCGGCCGGCCCGGCAGCTACTGTTCCTCGACGAATTCGCCGGATGCATCGATTTGCGGAACCGCTACCGGAGCGAATACGACCGCCTCGCATCCCTCGAAGCCGAACGCGAGCGCCTGGGGGCCGACGCCGCCGCCCGGGCCCGCGAGGTTGACATGCTCTCCTACCAGATTGGCGAGATCGACGACGCGCGGGTGGAACCGGACGAGGAGCGGCAACTGCTCGCCGAGCTGCGCCGCAGCAGCAACCTGGCCGAGCTGACCGCGCTGATCGACGGGGCACTCGGCGCGCTGGCGGGATCGGACGGAGCCTCGAATCGATTGGGCAGCGCGCTGGCGGGCCTTGCGCGCGCGCAAACCCTGGACCCCGACTCGGCCGATTCCCTGGAACAGCTCCGGGTGGCCCAGGAAATCGCCGACCAGGCCGCCGCCGATCTTCGCGCCCGACTTGAATCGCTCGACTCCGACCCGGGCCGGGCCGAACAGCTGGCGGCGCGGATGCGCCAGATCGACGACCTCAAGCGCAAATACGGAAAATCCGCCGCCGATATCGCCGAATTCGCCTCCCGCGCCGCGGCCCGCCTTGAGCAGTTGCAGGCGGCCGACAGCCGGATCGCCGAGATCGAATCGCAGGTTGCGGCGATCGGCAAGCGGATGGGCGAGTTGGCCGCCGAGTTGCGGGCCACCCGGCGCCGTGCCGGGAACCGGCTGGAGGCGGCGGTGCTGGAGAACCTCTCCGCCTTGGGAATGGCTGGGGCCAGGTTCGCGGTTGCCGTCGAAGCGCTGCCCGAAACGGCCGGCGCCTTCGCGTGTCGGGAAGTCGGCGGGATGGGTCCGCAGGGCGCCGACGGGGTCCGCTTCGATCTGGCCGCCAACCCCGGCGAACCGCTGGCTCCGCTGGCGCAGGTTGCCTCGGGCGGGGAGATCTCCCGCATCATGCTCGCGCTGCGTTGCGCTTTGCTGCAGGTCAATGCCCCGGCGGTGATCATATTCGACGAAATCGACGCCGGCATCGGCGGTCGCCGCGGTCTGGCGGTGGGACACCAGCTCTGGAAACTTGGCAACCGCGGCCAGACCGTGTGCGTGACCCACCTGCCGCAGATCCCGGCTTTTGCCCAGCGGCACTTTTTCGTGGCCAAAGAAGAACGCGACGGGCGCAGCCAGATCGCGGTCGAAGCGCTGGACCGGGACGCCCAGATGGCCGAATTGGCGGCGATGGCCGGCGGCGCCGAGGCTGCCGAGGCCGCGGCCCAGATCAAATCCCGCGCCGGCGAGCTGATGCGCACCTTCGAACCGGCCGGTTGA
- a CDS encoding NAD(+)/NADH kinase yields the protein MRIGLLLSPRARADRPAVRAIADGLESAGHDTWSAAVESIADCTARMERSDLLVSLGGDGAMLRVGLAAAAVEVPCMGINFGRLGFLTEFEAHDFVGRIQDLDFAAGWIERRLLLDWAQVRDGQIIDRGSALNDIVAARGQVARLVDVLVHIDGVAVLGYRADGILVATPTGTTAYSLALQSSIVHPAAEVISISPICPFRNSANGLVVDAGAKIEIKLSGFSEAALTIDGTNLHKLRDGDVVSCRRSARTVHFLRFGPADYFYRDLADRLQLSPPPRS from the coding sequence ATGCGAATCGGATTACTGCTTAGTCCGCGCGCCCGCGCCGACCGGCCGGCCGTGCGGGCAATCGCCGACGGCCTGGAATCGGCCGGACACGACACCTGGTCGGCGGCAGTCGAGTCGATCGCCGACTGCACTGCCCGAATGGAGCGCTCCGATCTCCTGGTCAGCCTGGGCGGCGACGGGGCGATGCTGCGCGTTGGTCTGGCAGCGGCGGCGGTCGAGGTCCCGTGCATGGGCATAAATTTCGGGCGCCTGGGTTTCCTGACCGAATTCGAGGCCCATGACTTCGTCGGCCGTATCCAGGATCTTGACTTTGCCGCCGGTTGGATCGAACGCCGCCTGCTTTTGGACTGGGCCCAGGTCCGCGACGGCCAGATCATCGATCGCGGCAGCGCGCTCAACGACATCGTGGCCGCGCGCGGCCAGGTCGCGCGCCTGGTCGATGTCCTGGTGCACATCGACGGAGTGGCGGTCCTGGGCTACCGGGCCGACGGAATCCTGGTGGCTACCCCGACCGGAACCACCGCCTACTCGCTGGCGCTGCAGAGTTCGATCGTCCATCCCGCCGCCGAGGTCATTTCGATCTCGCCGATCTGCCCATTCCGCAATTCGGCCAACGGGCTGGTCGTCGACGCCGGGGCCAAGATCGAAATCAAGCTGAGCGGGTTCAGCGAGGCGGCGCTGACGATCGACGGGACCAACCTGCACAAGCTGCGGGACGGCGACGTCGTCAGCTGCCGGCGCAGCGCCCGCACGGTGCACTTTCTGCGCTTTGGGCCGGCCGACTACTTCTACCGCGACCTGGCCGACCGGCTACAGCTCTCGCCTCCGCCGCGCAGCTGA
- the hisB gene encoding imidazoleglycerol-phosphate dehydratase HisB, translating to MRTGKAERTTAETSIAVHINLDGTGSGEISSGIAFFDHMLAQLSKHGLIDLDLRASGDIEIDAHHTIEDCGIVLGRALAQALGDRSGITRMADALVPLDDALARVVVDLSGRGYLAYEGEFDGSRVGDLDTQLIREFLYALSINAGLNLHASILAGHNDHHRAEALFKALARALRQAVSIDPRRGGQVPSTKGTLDG from the coding sequence ATGCGAACCGGCAAGGCTGAACGGACCACCGCGGAGACCAGCATCGCGGTGCACATCAATCTGGATGGCACCGGGAGCGGCGAGATTTCCAGCGGCATCGCTTTTTTCGATCACATGCTCGCCCAGCTGTCCAAGCACGGCCTGATCGATCTGGATCTGCGCGCCAGCGGTGATATCGAGATTGACGCCCACCACACCATCGAAGACTGCGGAATCGTGCTGGGCCGGGCGCTCGCCCAGGCCCTCGGCGACCGCAGCGGAATCACCCGCATGGCCGATGCGCTGGTGCCCCTCGACGATGCCCTGGCGCGCGTGGTGGTGGACCTCTCCGGGCGCGGCTACCTGGCCTACGAAGGCGAATTCGACGGCTCCCGGGTCGGCGATCTCGACACGCAGTTGATCCGCGAATTCCTCTATGCGCTGTCCATCAACGCCGGATTGAATTTGCACGCTTCGATCCTGGCCGGACACAACGACCACCATCGCGCCGAAGCGCTGTTTAAGGCCCTGGCGCGCGCCCTGCGCCAGGCGGTCAGCATTGATCCGCGCCGCGGCGGCCAGGTCCCTTCGACCAAGGGGACCCTGGACGGCTGA
- the hisD gene encoding histidinol dehydrogenase, which produces MRGVYGRDLAVADFVAEVFAEIRGDGLAAAERITRALGLPWSRDVRLGPASTRAALAGLPRQTRDDLQFAADRVRAFYEATMPNPGPVGIGGCWQRFHPVKVAGIYAPGGRAVYPSSLLMTAIPARVAGVSEIVVASPPGPSGDVSQVVLAAAAVAGVDAVYALGGAQAIAAMALGAAPLPRADVLAGPGNIFVVLALRHAFGAAGVPSLPGPTETLIVADNGADPAHVAADLLAQAEHDPLASPLLLTDSAELAAAVESELEGQLADLPRADIASAALAQNGGVGLLADLSEAVDLVDQYAPEHLCLLGDRAAELADSITGAAGVFVGDWSPEVLGDYVAGPSHVMPVGGTARFSSPVSVYDFLKRVNRFELSRQQARPLFAVAARLARLEGLEGHARAAERR; this is translated from the coding sequence ATGCGCGGGGTGTACGGGCGCGACCTGGCAGTGGCCGATTTCGTGGCCGAGGTCTTTGCAGAAATTCGCGGCGACGGCTTGGCGGCGGCCGAACGGATAACCCGGGCCCTCGGTCTGCCGTGGTCCAGGGATGTTCGCCTGGGCCCGGCATCGACCAGGGCCGCCCTGGCCGGGTTGCCCCGTCAAACCAGGGACGATCTGCAGTTTGCAGCAGACCGGGTGCGGGCTTTCTACGAGGCGACGATGCCGAATCCGGGCCCGGTCGGAATCGGCGGCTGCTGGCAGCGGTTTCACCCGGTCAAGGTTGCCGGAATCTACGCCCCCGGCGGGCGCGCCGTCTACCCATCGTCGCTGCTGATGACGGCCATTCCGGCCCGGGTGGCCGGGGTTTCCGAGATCGTCGTGGCCTCCCCGCCGGGTCCCTCCGGTGATGTTTCGCAGGTAGTCCTGGCGGCGGCGGCGGTCGCCGGAGTCGACGCGGTGTACGCGCTCGGCGGAGCCCAGGCGATCGCGGCCATGGCGCTGGGCGCCGCGCCGCTGCCGCGCGCGGACGTTCTGGCCGGCCCGGGCAACATCTTCGTGGTCCTGGCTCTGCGACATGCGTTCGGGGCCGCCGGCGTGCCCTCGCTGCCCGGTCCGACCGAGACCCTCATAGTCGCCGACAACGGCGCCGACCCCGCCCACGTTGCCGCAGACCTGCTGGCCCAGGCCGAACACGATCCCCTGGCGAGCCCGCTGCTGTTGACCGACAGCGCGGAATTGGCCGCCGCGGTCGAGAGCGAACTTGAGGGCCAGCTCGCCGACCTGCCACGCGCCGACATCGCCAGCGCCGCGCTCGCCCAGAACGGCGGAGTCGGCCTGCTGGCAGACCTTTCCGAAGCGGTCGATCTGGTCGACCAATACGCCCCCGAACACCTCTGCCTGCTCGGTGATCGCGCCGCCGAACTGGCCGATTCGATCACCGGCGCCGCCGGCGTCTTCGTTGGCGACTGGTCGCCGGAAGTCCTGGGCGACTACGTGGCCGGACCTTCCCACGTTATGCCGGTCGGCGGCACCGCGCGGTTTTCCTCGCCGGTAAGCGTGTACGACTTCCTAAAGCGCGTCAACCGGTTCGAACTGAGCCGCCAGCAGGCCCGCCCGCTGTTCGCGGTGGCCGCGCGCCTGGCCCGCCTCGAGGGGCTGGAGGGGCACGCCCGGGCCGCCGAACGGCGCTGA